One region of Rhodocaloribacter litoris genomic DNA includes:
- a CDS encoding helix-turn-helix transcriptional regulator, giving the protein MAERATGGRSLRGPQILRLQRLLEWLRSGRPLTTTRAARHFEVSRRTIASDIEYLCRLGVPVAYDRRRQTYYLEEPFTENLPLIALDRAELAAFLVARLALEAFGDTPDAALLEAAVERLAAHLPEPIHVDPDTLTRTLRFEMGPRPRTPLRYLDELRRAAAEQRVVHLHYYANYADALTERDVEPYALVAHQSRWYLVAYCRLRQAMRDFRIDRIRHLELRQGTFARRPDFDLEAYLGPAFGMHRDERTYAVHLRFSPYQARWIREEQWHPSQVLVERPDGSLDVHLQVTGLADVARWVLSYGAECEVIGPPVLRHRIASEARRMAERYGVGVYDQPSPLRDAKTH; this is encoded by the coding sequence ATGGCTGAACGAGCAACCGGAGGCCGTTCGCTTCGCGGGCCGCAGATTCTGCGGTTGCAGCGGCTGCTGGAGTGGCTGCGCAGCGGCCGTCCACTGACCACCACGCGGGCGGCCCGGCACTTCGAGGTGTCCCGGCGCACGATCGCCAGCGACATCGAGTACCTGTGTCGGCTGGGCGTGCCGGTGGCCTATGATCGCCGTCGCCAGACGTATTACCTGGAGGAGCCTTTCACCGAAAACCTGCCGCTGATTGCGCTGGATCGGGCCGAGCTGGCGGCGTTTCTGGTGGCCCGGCTGGCGCTGGAGGCCTTTGGCGATACGCCGGACGCCGCCCTGCTGGAGGCGGCCGTCGAGCGACTGGCGGCGCATCTGCCCGAGCCCATTCACGTCGATCCCGACACGCTCACGCGTACGCTGCGCTTCGAGATGGGACCGCGGCCGCGCACCCCGCTGCGCTATCTGGACGAATTGCGTCGGGCGGCGGCCGAGCAGCGCGTGGTGCACTTGCACTACTATGCCAACTACGCGGACGCGCTGACCGAGCGCGACGTGGAGCCCTATGCCCTCGTAGCGCACCAGAGCCGCTGGTACCTGGTGGCCTACTGTCGGCTGCGGCAGGCCATGCGCGACTTTCGTATCGACCGCATCCGGCATCTGGAGTTGCGCCAGGGGACCTTCGCGCGGCGGCCGGACTTCGACCTGGAGGCCTACCTGGGGCCGGCCTTCGGCATGCACCGGGACGAACGCACCTATGCCGTCCACCTGCGCTTTTCGCCCTATCAGGCCCGCTGGATCCGGGAGGAGCAGTGGCATCCGAGCCAGGTGCTCGTGGAGCGTCCGGACGGATCGCTGGACGTGCACCTGCAGGTGACCGGGCTCGCCGACGTGGCCCGCTGGGTGCTCAGCTACGGAGCCGAATGCGAGGTGATCGGCCCGCCCGTGCTGCGTCATCGCATCGCCAGCGAGGCCCGGCGCATGGCCGAACGCTACGGTGTCGGGGTGTACGATCAACCTTCACCCTTACGCGACGCGAAAACCCACTGA